The Aspergillus luchuensis IFO 4308 DNA, chromosome 7, nearly complete sequence genome has a segment encoding these proteins:
- a CDS encoding Mcm10/DnaG-type zinc finger protein (BUSCO:EOG092618UZ;~COG:D;~EggNog:ENOG410PGEA;~InterPro:IPR040184,IPR015408;~PFAM:PF09329;~go_component: GO:0005634 - nucleus [Evidence IEA];~go_function: GO:0003690 - double-stranded DNA binding [Evidence IEA];~go_function: GO:0003697 - single-stranded DNA binding [Evidence IEA];~go_process: GO:0006260 - DNA replication [Evidence IEA];~go_process: GO:0006270 - DNA replication initiation [Evidence IEA]): MTSMAEISWPPKSPRDALLSTPNGRKRYEELQRRREHLGSPLKHSVTTPDLRSKASQLLSDGVDEGEDDEDEETLQLKLAAIEARLKLKQLQKSRTKTGTPGPERHDGETFSRPTSAIGSFQGHDEPLGTRSNGHVTDSNAHIDDVQVPLSPTRRAAPPTDPVSPRRYLLGIDKGLRSRDVSLKRPPSSKGAAQSASRPGTRDGLVSRSGSLLQAITVGGERNRPKSFSERMAESRSADASRRERAARMERIQANRSSAFQIDKAEVEAFKAAAESRKDVPASPTRRRRAESFSREDVLRSYNLKPSLKRGRSQTMSSVQRSDDGAADAKESLPYFHRRNHKSESEVPASSQNSATDDSQGEKSGDSSKFEAFSSLHLSNRILPHSFLSRTLEDKKALKIPDLLRTVKAPDFELPEEIDTDYVVFGIVASKSEPRQIKQPANTTKKEVDPFDDGTNNTNQYMVITLTDLKWTIDLFLFDTAFPRYYRISEGILIAILNPTIMPPPKNKTDTNRFSLAISSSDDKILEVGYAQDIGFCKAVRKDGKTCHSWVDGRKTEFCDFHVDLQVRRTQAGRMGVNGGTGMYGPGGRSGSRTGFYGGDKKVRPQNGLKPNGARYDYQSQSSYYVAPAPKSRGGGPSFHPHPSGQSAAALIDADHDDPFIAAGMMGRGMESKEERFRRRLAEKKRERDIAERLISRSGGVGAEYLRSRNNNNVQSHHPEQAKNNLEDFSTTNLGISNFRKADSVKLSPLKRAHDGDRPHGSGVKKTRFITSHGIKEAGRDSLGGKPDMVPTNNDDDDDDDELDII, encoded by the exons ATGACAAGCA TGGCCGAGATCTCGTGGCCGCCAAAGTCCCCTCGGGATGCCCTCTTGAGTACTCCGAATGGTCGCAAGAGGTATGAAGAACTGCAGCGACGTCGCGAACACCTGGGCTCGCCTTTGAAACACTCTGTCACTACTCCCGACTTACGATCCAAGGCGTCACAGCTTCTTAGCGACGGGGTGGAcgagggtgaagatgatgaggatgaggaaacCTTACAGTTGAAGCTCGCGGCCATTGAGGCGCGTCTTAAGCTCAAGCAACTTCAGAAAAGCCGCACGAAGACGGGGACACCTGGTCCAGAGAGGCACGACGGGGAGACTTTCTCTAGGCCTACGTCAGCCATTGGATCTTTCCAAGGACATGATGAGCCATTAGGGACAAGAAGTAATGGTCATGTTACGGATAGCAATGCCCATATCGATGATGTGCAGGTGCCGCTGTCGCCAACGAGGCGTGCTGCTCCTCCCACGGATCCCGTGTCCCCGCGGAGGTATTTGTTAGGCATTGACAAAGGCCTCAGAAGTCGGGATGTGTCGCTGAAACGTCCGCCAAGCTCAAAGGGAGCTGCTCAGTCAGCAAGTAGACCAGGGACGCGAGATGGTCTAGTCTCTCGCTCTGGCAGTCTTCTGCAAGCAATAACCGTGGGTGGGGAGCGCAACCGTCCAAAGAGCTTCAGTGAACGTATGGCTGAGAGCCGATCTGCCGATGCGTCTCGGAGAGAACGAGCAGCACGAATGGAGAGAATCCAGGCAAATCGAAGCTCTGCCTTCCAGATCGATAAAGCGGAAGTGGAGGCCTTCAAAGCAGCTGCCGAGTCAAGGAAGGACGTCCCAGCTTCGCCAACGAGGAGGCGACGGGCCGAAAGCTTTAGTCGAGAAGATGTCCTCCGGTCATATAATCTAAAGCCGTCGCTGAAAAGGGGCCGGAGCCAGACCATGTCTAGCGTACAGAGATCTGATGATGGTGCGGCTGATGCGAAGGAGTCACTGCCATATTTTCACCGACGGAACCACAAGTCTGAGTCCGAGGTGCCGGCCAGCTCTCAAAACAGTGCAACTGATGATTCCCAAGGCGAGAAAAGTGGTGACTCCTCAAAGTTTGAAGCATTCTCTTCCTTGCACTTGTCCAACCGCATCCTACCCCATTCGTTCTTGTCTCGAACActggaagacaagaaagCTCTTAAGATTCCTGATCTCCTACGCACAGTGAAGGCGCCTGACTTTGAACTGCCAGAGGAAATCGACACAGACTATGTTGTATTCGGTATAGTAGCATCGAAATCAGAGCCCAGGCAAATCAAGCAACCGGCCAACACTACTAAGAAGGAGGTTGATCCATTTGACGATGGAActaacaacaccaaccaatATATGGTCATTACTCTGACAGATCTGAAATGGACAATtgatctcttccttttcgacACTGCCTTTCCACGATACTACAGAATCTCCGAAGGAATACTCATTGCCATTCTGAACCCCACAATCATGCCACCGCCCAAGAACAAGACAGACACCAACAGGTTCAGCCTCGCCATTTCCTCATCCGACGACAAGATCCTAGAGGTCGGCTATGCGCAAGACATTGGATTCTGTAAGGCCGTTAGGAAGGATGGCAAGACCTGCCACTCATGGGTTGATGGCCGGAAGACAGAATTCTGCGACTTTCATGTCGACCTACAGGTCCGTCGAACACAAGCAGGTCGAATGGGAGTAAATGGTGGCACAGGAATGTATGGACCCGGTGGCCGCTCAGGGTCTCGAACCGGTTTCTACGGCGGAGACAAGAAAGTTCGCCCCCAGAATGGACTGAAGCCAAATGGCGCAAGATACGACTATCAATCACAATCGTCCTATTACGTTGCACCGGCTCCAAAATCCAGGGGCGGCGGACCCTCCTTCCACCCTCACCCGTCTGGCCAGTCTGCCGCAGCCCTAATCGATGCAGATCACGACGACCCATTCATCGCCGCCGGAATGATGGGCCGTGGCAtggaaagcaaagaagagcGCTTCCGCCGACGACTCGCAGAGAAGAAACGCGAACGCGACATCGCAGAGAGGCTTATTTCCCGTTCCGGGGGTGTTGGCGCTGAATATCTCCGATCACGAAATAACAACAACGTCCAATCACACCATCCCGAGCAGGCAAAGAACAACTTAGAAGACTTTTCCACCACCAATCTGGGCATCTCGAACTTCAGAAAGGCAGACAGTGTGAAGCTGAGCCCTCTGAAACGGGCTCATGACGGCGACAGACCCCACGGCAGCGGTGTCAAGAAGACCCGGTTCATAACTTCCCATGGCATCAAGGAAGCCGGAAGAGACAGTCTAGGAGGAAAACCCGACATGGTGCCAAcgaacaatgatgatgacgacgacgacgatgaacTAGACATCATCTAG
- a CDS encoding uncharacterized protein (COG:S;~EggNog:ENOG410PN3V;~InterPro:IPR019024,IPR041195,IPR040456;~PFAM:PF17745,PF09468;~TransMembrane:1 (i117-135o);~go_component: GO:0032299 - ribonuclease H2 complex [Evidence IEA]) encodes MRTRSSAPSEEPQSPPSTSDHQTTATASTSAPPAQSTPKKTFILPSTAGADARFLTLPNPRSAEPTRYFFDPKLGVYEFTVLSSPPSAPRSTLLVRNSDPSSSTSQPPAHISKKAELLLATPIDILFFLIPILTANTKQNNLFQPLDDIIDSLDEEFLPPHLRHVLYDETFRETLHARAAAISDSVEAGDEKMFRFNETKLLQELVAKADRMVSAGLPPSLEERFVRQALATPLMAVKRDDVAATGENKENEGEDKNEEKGTDEKTTTNNEDAKEDLPEGVKVPEGVANLLRISVALSFMKECYLSKEMSARIDELLAAPESPKDFKPMRDHLDLVAKLRAEALASRSLGDFSRKRSVEDQEAAESRAEKKRRMEEEEKKKKANESRGVRDLKKVNTTGMKKMSDFFGKAAAKKKA; translated from the coding sequence ATGCGAACCCGCTCAAGCGCTCCATCGGAGGAACCTCaatcccctccatccacctccgatcaccaaacaacagcaacagcatcaacatcagcaccaccagcgcAATCCACCCCCAAGAAAACcttcatccttccctccaccGCCGGCGCCGACGCACgcttcctcaccctccccaacccgcGAAGCGCCGAACCAACCCGCTACTTCTTCGATCCCAAACTCGGCGTATACGAATTCACTGTcctctcatctcctccctccgcacCCCGAAGCACCCTACTCGTGCGCAACTCcgatccctcctcatccacatcccaaCCGCCAGCGCACATCTCCAAGAAAGCCGAACTCCTCCTCGCCACCCCCATCgacatcctcttcttcctcatccccatcctcaccgcAAACACCAAACAAAACAACCTCTTTCAACCTCTAGACGACATCATCGACTCGCTGGACGAGGAATTCCTCCCGCCTCACCTCCGCCATGTCCTATACGACGAAACCTTTCGCGAGACACTGCACGCCCGCGCCGCTGCGATAAGCGACTCCGTTGAGGCCGGCGACGAGAAGATGTTCCGGTTTAACGAGACGAAACTTCTCCAGGAACTTGTCGCGAAGGCAGATAGGATGGTTAGTGCGGGGTTGCCTCCGAGTCTGGAGGAGAGGTTTGTGAGACAGGCGCTAGCGACGCCGTTGATGGCGGTGAAGAGGGATGATGTAGCGGCTACGGGGGAGAATAAGGAGAATGAGGGCGAAGATAAgaacgaggagaagggaacggATGAGAAGACCACCACAAACAATGAAGATGCAAAGGAGGATCTCCCCGAAGGCGTAAAGGTTCCTGAAGGCGTAGCCAACCTCCTACGGATATCTGTGGCGTTGTCATTCATGAAAGAATGCTATCTGTCCAAGGAGATGAGCGCGCGGATAGACGAGTTACTAGCTGCGCCGGAGAGTCCGAAGGATTTCAAGCCGATGCGGGATCATTTGGACCTTGTGGCCAAGCTGAGGGCGGAGGCGCTGGCGTCGAGGTCGCTGGGTGATTTCTCTCGGAAGAGGAGCGTGGAGGATCAGGAGGCTGCGGAGTCGAgagcggagaagaagcgcaggatggaggaagaggagaagaagaagaaggcgaatgAGTCGAGGGGAGTTCGGGATTTGAAGAAGGTTAATACGACGggaatgaagaagatgagtgaTTTCTTTGGGAAGGCggctgcgaagaagaaggcctgA
- a CDS encoding uncharacterized protein (COG:S;~EggNog:ENOG410PU04), whose amino-acid sequence MATTPPPPSTLRIPPTPRLGAKYDDYEPYSTRYSARLASQRAARDRESRTTPPPTFPSSKTTANKYDMDESDTLSPPGSAQTSPRKLKSARATGLFATHSLGGPSGTHDSDPFGAEPSSLRHQSRSLRPTMTEGMLPTPAKTPRKKAVADVGNTARVLFPPPPSARKKTKKHTGFSLDSFCEDNAQGGSEIQIYTDSRDRIPEVDESEDNPFYNKPTVSNTTTRASRRKESRRDKEIDDSLNREDGMLYVFRGKKMFRKFTDDAESDLDDDDDDLGLLAARPDLIDSSIHNVRPLTRSSIKPRVLFPTAKSQTPQESRSSDVDEEAATDIEDHLLHDEVEEDEDPAVDVEMQQRPVTPPPQSSVATPASPGATMRSLRSRSKRDGPEHSETPTASETKKKRVSPFDGWLRKKTAPALTGTKAKKRDAEAAGSPGGPAPKKTRGNKATAS is encoded by the exons ATGgccacaacaccaccaccgccctccacCCTACGAATCCCGCCTACTCCGCGACTGGGAGCTAAATACGATGATTATGAACCATACTCCACGCGATACTCAGCCAGGCTAGCGAGCCAACGTGCTGCCAGAGACAGAGAGTCCCGTACCACTCCCCCACCTACATTCCCGAGTTCGAAGACCACCGCGAACAAGTACGACATGGATGAATCCGACACACTGTCTCCTCCTGGCTCAGCTCAGACCTCGCCCCGGAAGCTCAAGTCGGCCCGAGCTACCGGCTTGTTTGCGACACATTCACTTGGAGGCCCGTCCGGCACACATGATTCGGATCCCTTCGGCGCAGAACCTTCCTCCCTCCGGCATCAATCGCGATCACTTCGACCGACTATGACTGAAGGAATGCTTCCCACTCCAGCCAAGACGCCTCGCAAGAAGGCTGTCGCGGATGTTGGAAATACCGCACGAGTGCTGTTCCCTCCGCCCCCTAGCGCcagaaagaagacaaagaagcaCACAGGCTTCTCGTTGGATAGTTTCTGCGAAGACAACGCCCAGGGCGGCTCTGAGATTCAAATCTACACCGACTCGCGCGATCGCATCCCGGAAGTCGACGAAAGCGAAGATAACCCGTTCTACAACAAACCCACGGTTAGCAATACAACTACTCGTGCCTCCAGACGCAAAGAGAGCCGCCGCGACAAGGAAATAGACGACTCGCTCAATCGTGAGGATGGCATGCTTTACGTTTT CCGAGGCAAGAAAATGTTCCGCAAGTTCACGGATGATGCTGAGAGCGaccttgatgatgacgatgatgatttgGGCCTGCTGGCCGCCCGTCCGGACCTCATCGACTCATCTATCCACAATGTTCGTCCACTGACTCGCTCGTCAATCAAGCCTCGTGTGCTCTTCCCTACCGCGAAGTCGCAGACTCCCCAAGAATCTCGCTCGAGCgatgtcgatgaggaggcaGCCACTGATATTGAGGATCACCTGCTTCACGATGaagtcgaggaggatgaagatcctGCGGTTGACGTGGAGATGCAGCAACGGCCAGTCACTCCTCCCCCGCAATCCTCCGTTGCAACTCCTGCGTCACCCGGGGCTACGATGCGGTCACTGCGTTCGCGATCCAAGCGGGATGGCCCCGAGCATAGTGAGACACCCACGGCCTCCgaaaccaagaaaaagcGCGTCAGTCCGTTCGATGGTTGGCTCCGCAAAAAGACAGCTCCTGCTCTGACAGGGACCAAAGCCAAGAAGCGAGATGCCGAAGCCGCTGGCAGCCCTGGTGGCCCAGCTCCCAAGAAGACACGGGGCAACAAAGCGACTGCGTCATGA
- a CDS encoding DASH complex subunit DUO1 (COG:S;~EggNog:ENOG410PSGQ;~InterPro:IPR013960;~PFAM:PF08651;~go_component: GO:0042729 - DASH complex [Evidence IEA];~go_component: GO:0072686 - mitotic spindle [Evidence IEA];~go_process: GO:0000278 - mitotic cell cycle [Evidence IEA]) — MTHRSTAEEMDRLQLSDDDSDDLWDSPSKRGNKMLHHRAVKEESMSPEPTITHDGGETLFDRQEAREAALRSELESVSKINQVIEGLLGSLDCAKENMGTVSRTIDSASTLLQTWTRILSQTEHNQRLILNPNWQGAVQDVADMENEEILRQQAAERRERELQQQREAAARKAEEDQRKRALAAGTRTTRGTTTRGRVVRSGLGRTPSTSYSGTSSSTTRTTASSTTKPSTTSTTRRPVSGIARGTGIARGRGRV; from the exons ATGACGCACCGCAGCACCGCAGAGGAAATGGACAGGCTTCAGCTGTCGGATGATGACTCTGATGACCTTTGGGATTCCCCCTCCAAACGCGGAAATAAAATGCTACACCACAGAGCTgtgaaggaagaaagcatgTCGCCAGAACCCACCATTACCCATGACGGAGGGGAAACTCTGTTTGACCGTCAGGAGGCGCGGGAGGCCGCATTGCGCAGTGAATTGGAGAGCGTCAGCAAGATCAACCAGGTCATTGAGGGGCTACTAGGAAGCCTAGATTGTGCTAAGGAGAACATGGGT ACTGTCTCGCGCACCATAGACTCCGCTTCCACCTTGCTCCAAACCTGGACGCGAATCCTCTCCCAGACCGAACACAACCAGCGGTTAATCCTCAATCCTAATTGGCAAGGCGCCGTTCAAGATGTGGCCGACATGGAGAACGAAGAAATTCTCCGGCAACAGGCAGCAGAGAGACGCGAACGGGAACTCCAGCAGCAAAGGGAAGCTGCTGCTCGGAAGGCTGAAGAAGACCAGCGCAAGAGAGCACTGGCTGCGGGCACCCGCACTACGCGTGGCACGACCACTCGTGGACGAGTGGTGCGTAGCGGTCTGGGAAGGACACCAAGCACCTCGTACTCAGGAACAAGCTCCAGCACAACCAGGACTACCgcatcttcaacaaccaAGCCATCGACGACCTCCACGACGCGTAGACCGGTCAGTGGGATCGCGCGGGGCACAGGAATTGCGCGGGGGCGCGGCAGGGTGTAG